The window AATGGGGGATATACTAAGTTATATAGAAAAACTTCAGGGTGTAGACACTGAAAATACAGATATAACTTACAATCCTATAAATCTTGTAAATCAATTTAGAACAGATGAAGTAAGAGAATCATTAGAAGTTAAAAAGGTACTTCAAAATGCTCCAGAAAAAGAAATGGGATGCTTTAAGGTACCAA is drawn from Tepidibacter hydrothermalis and contains these coding sequences:
- the gatC gene encoding Asp-tRNA(Asn)/Glu-tRNA(Gln) amidotransferase subunit GatC, whose translation is MLDKDTVKHVAKLSRLEIKEDEFETVSKKMGDILSYIEKLQGVDTENTDITYNPINLVNQFRTDEVRESLEVKKVLQNAPEKEMGCFKVPKVLD